A region of Plantactinospora sp. BC1 DNA encodes the following proteins:
- the mscL gene encoding large conductance mechanosensitive channel protein MscL, which translates to MLKGFKDFIMRGNVVDLAVGVVIGAAFTGLVTQFTNSFLKPLITMFGGEEGITAGKWTLPNKAEVDWAAFVNATITFLMTAAVLYFLVVLPLNRLAERRRRGEEPEPAAPSEEIKLLTEIRDALVAAGRAPNRHPEGPDERFGQQYPPAPRRP; encoded by the coding sequence ATGCTCAAGGGCTTCAAAGACTTCATCATGCGGGGGAACGTCGTCGACCTCGCCGTCGGCGTGGTGATCGGCGCGGCCTTCACCGGCCTGGTCACCCAGTTCACCAACTCGTTCCTGAAGCCGCTGATCACCATGTTCGGCGGTGAGGAGGGCATCACCGCCGGCAAATGGACACTGCCGAACAAGGCGGAGGTCGACTGGGCCGCGTTCGTCAACGCCACCATCACCTTCCTGATGACCGCCGCCGTGCTCTACTTCCTGGTGGTCCTTCCGCTGAACAGGCTCGCCGAGCGGCGCCGCCGGGGTGAGGAGCCGGAGCCGGCCGCGCCGAGCGAGGAGATCAAGTTGCTCACCGAGATCCGTGACGCGCTGGTCGCCGCCGGCCGGGCGCCGAACCGGCACCCGGAGGGCCCGGACGAGCGGTTCGGCCAGCAGTACCCGCCGGCTCCGCGCCGCCCCTGA
- a CDS encoding HEAT repeat domain-containing protein — protein MTKVYVSATFRDLQDCRAAVQLALRRLRVEDMAMESYVAEDRRPLERCLADVAECDVYVGIFAWRYGFIPAGYDRSITELEYREALTGGKPCLIFLLDEEAPWPRSFVDRGRDAEKIEALRAELADRHMCSTFRDPADLAAMVTAAVANCLTDAGVPIGDGMHALSRETLKQYLLRLRQHYGVLDLDALTPEQTEDYLRIQLMSVFVEQWVREDPPPAELPREWLRRMQSEGRIGTEDVPEEVDPRELVQLHESYRAKPLQRLFDVLGAPDQRAIVLLGDPGSGKSTAARYVTLSLTGGPVDDRLTALADHLPLLIELRSFITLVAEGKCDNFVDYLDHRAGTDGLGIERAALLRHLGVGGRAVMILDGLDEVFDRHRREEVARQIAGFAANHPQVRMIVTSRIIGYSRRILTSVGFVHYTLQDLDEEQTGDFLSSWYRLAIRDRPEDARAQRARLLDAMRHSHAIRELAGNPLLLTILAIIGKHQPLPRERWKLYDHAATVLVAQWDTDRHLREQSSVAGFLDPEDKKELLRRLAYRMQSADRGLTVNYIDRTELSDVFEQYLVERYRRDAATARSIALAMIDQFRERNFILSRYGPQVYGFVHRTFLEFFCADAILAKFQHDQVLSFEQLKDLFRQHWADLSWREVLRLLAGALHQNHTAQLIQLLTTEVNQPWPPADFAPPPWNLALAVQCLAEVRNLHSAAAKPAETLLRQLILLLEHCVSIDDRETARLIDEEILPAAKAIGPNWPGRKIYLSWYRRRGVRVVWNPVSTHAARLAAMLSTPAERIDDLFDDVLASMDDSPASYASVAGLAELAQLATNAVDSPAHQAAAARARTRLIKRARADNHAGVRLAAVQALGERFGTDPEARDLLIERVRADGYAGVRLAAVQSLGERFRDEPNVRDLLRERAHADEHASVRRTAIQTLGDRYGGDDELRDVLVECLRTDTDAEVTRTAAHVLVERFAATRHVRDLLIERARDDTDPVTRRTSVRVLGERLAGDAKVRSVLVERVRVDRDPGVLRAAARALIDQQGPDTATRDLLVSRTGGDIDEAVRLVALRMLVEHFDRDTALIDLLVTTARHDRDADVRLLAARALTDEIGAEASVGAALGELALRDRDARIRLVAARALIERVGMDSAVSEVLAGLARDDSDAAVRLAAVNALADTVRRDPATREVLLDRARTDSDAEVRLAALRALTREPQLSDQVHQVLVDRAHHDPDAAVFALAATAVMERGGSRDDVHDLLAGRVHGDSNARVRLAAVRLLVQRVGVDADVREALLERIRHDPDAELVHEAAVELATRLGTDVEQCEVLMTRATGEDPQIRTVAVRILGEHFGADRAVRELLIERAGNDKDVQVRREVLRVLGERLAEHPEVRTLFVERLRDQDWSVRAATVQALGTHFGDDRQTRELLTELARDDPDPDFRRRAGQVLTWLPDADPDHLPDVRR, from the coding sequence GTGACCAAGGTCTACGTCTCGGCCACTTTCCGGGATCTGCAAGACTGCCGGGCCGCCGTGCAACTGGCGCTGCGCCGGCTGCGGGTCGAGGACATGGCCATGGAGTCGTACGTGGCCGAGGACCGGCGTCCCCTCGAACGCTGCCTCGCCGACGTCGCCGAATGTGACGTCTACGTCGGCATCTTCGCCTGGCGGTACGGCTTCATCCCGGCCGGCTACGACCGCTCGATCACCGAACTCGAATATCGGGAGGCGCTCACCGGCGGCAAGCCGTGCCTGATCTTCCTGTTGGACGAGGAGGCGCCCTGGCCGCGCAGCTTCGTGGACCGGGGACGGGACGCGGAGAAGATCGAGGCGCTCCGGGCTGAGCTGGCCGACCGGCACATGTGCAGCACCTTCCGGGACCCGGCCGACCTGGCCGCGATGGTGACGGCGGCGGTGGCGAACTGTCTCACCGACGCCGGGGTGCCGATCGGCGACGGCATGCACGCGCTGAGCCGGGAAACCCTGAAGCAGTATCTGCTCCGGCTGCGGCAGCACTACGGGGTGCTGGACCTGGACGCGCTGACCCCGGAGCAGACCGAGGACTACCTGCGGATCCAGTTGATGTCGGTCTTCGTCGAGCAGTGGGTACGCGAGGATCCGCCCCCGGCCGAGCTGCCCCGGGAGTGGCTGCGCCGGATGCAGTCCGAGGGGCGGATCGGCACCGAGGACGTACCGGAGGAGGTCGATCCCCGGGAGTTGGTGCAGTTGCACGAGTCGTACCGGGCGAAGCCGTTGCAGCGGCTCTTCGACGTGCTCGGCGCGCCGGACCAGCGGGCGATCGTGTTGCTCGGCGATCCCGGCTCCGGCAAGTCGACCGCGGCCCGGTACGTCACGCTCAGCCTCACCGGTGGTCCGGTCGACGACCGGCTGACCGCGCTCGCCGACCACCTGCCGCTGCTGATCGAGCTGCGTTCCTTCATCACCCTGGTCGCCGAGGGGAAGTGCGACAACTTCGTCGACTATCTCGACCACCGGGCCGGCACCGACGGGCTCGGCATCGAGCGGGCCGCGCTGCTGCGGCACCTCGGTGTCGGCGGCCGGGCGGTGATGATCCTGGACGGTCTGGACGAGGTCTTCGACCGGCACCGCCGGGAGGAGGTGGCCCGGCAGATCGCCGGCTTCGCCGCCAACCACCCGCAGGTACGGATGATCGTCACGTCCCGGATCATCGGCTATTCGCGGCGCATCCTGACCAGCGTCGGCTTCGTGCACTACACCTTGCAGGACCTGGACGAGGAGCAGACCGGCGACTTCCTGTCGAGCTGGTACCGGCTGGCGATCCGGGACCGGCCGGAGGACGCCCGCGCCCAGCGGGCCCGGTTGCTGGACGCGATGCGGCACTCGCACGCGATCCGGGAACTCGCCGGCAACCCGCTGCTGCTGACCATCCTGGCGATCATCGGCAAGCACCAGCCGCTCCCCCGGGAACGCTGGAAGCTCTACGACCACGCCGCGACCGTGCTGGTGGCGCAGTGGGACACCGACCGGCACCTGCGGGAGCAGTCCTCGGTCGCCGGTTTCCTGGACCCGGAGGACAAGAAGGAGCTGCTGCGCCGGCTGGCGTACCGGATGCAGTCCGCCGACCGTGGCCTGACGGTCAACTACATCGACCGGACGGAACTCAGCGACGTCTTCGAGCAATATCTCGTCGAGCGCTACCGGCGGGACGCCGCCACCGCCCGGAGCATCGCGCTGGCGATGATCGACCAGTTTCGGGAGCGGAACTTCATCCTCAGCCGGTACGGCCCGCAGGTCTACGGCTTCGTGCACCGCACCTTCCTGGAGTTCTTCTGCGCCGACGCCATCCTGGCGAAGTTCCAGCACGACCAGGTGCTCTCCTTCGAACAGCTCAAGGACCTCTTCCGGCAGCACTGGGCCGACCTGTCCTGGCGGGAGGTGCTCCGGCTGCTCGCCGGCGCGCTGCACCAGAACCACACCGCGCAGCTCATCCAGCTGCTCACCACCGAGGTCAACCAGCCGTGGCCGCCGGCCGACTTCGCCCCGCCGCCGTGGAACCTGGCGCTGGCCGTGCAGTGCCTGGCCGAGGTCCGCAACCTGCACAGCGCCGCCGCCAAGCCGGCGGAGACGCTGCTGCGGCAGCTCATCCTGCTGCTGGAGCACTGCGTCTCGATCGACGACCGGGAGACCGCCCGGCTGATCGACGAGGAGATCCTGCCGGCCGCCAAGGCGATCGGTCCGAACTGGCCCGGCCGCAAGATCTACCTCTCCTGGTACCGGCGCCGGGGCGTCCGGGTCGTCTGGAACCCCGTCTCCACCCACGCCGCCCGGCTGGCCGCGATGCTCTCCACCCCGGCCGAGCGGATCGACGACCTCTTCGACGACGTGCTCGCCAGCATGGACGACAGCCCGGCTTCCTACGCCTCGGTCGCCGGCCTGGCCGAGCTGGCCCAGCTCGCCACCAACGCCGTGGACAGCCCCGCGCACCAGGCCGCCGCCGCCCGGGCCCGGACCCGGCTGATCAAGCGCGCCCGGGCCGACAACCACGCCGGGGTGCGGCTCGCCGCCGTACAGGCCCTCGGGGAGCGGTTCGGCACCGATCCGGAGGCCCGCGACCTGCTCATCGAGCGGGTCCGCGCCGACGGGTACGCCGGGGTGCGGCTCGCCGCCGTGCAGTCGCTCGGGGAACGCTTCCGGGACGAGCCGAACGTCCGCGACCTGCTCCGGGAACGCGCGCACGCCGACGAGCACGCCAGCGTACGGCGTACCGCGATCCAGACCCTCGGTGACCGGTACGGCGGCGACGACGAACTCCGGGACGTACTCGTGGAGTGCCTGCGCACCGACACCGACGCCGAGGTGACCAGGACCGCCGCGCACGTCCTGGTCGAGCGGTTCGCCGCCACCCGGCACGTCCGGGACCTGCTGATCGAGCGCGCCCGCGACGACACCGACCCGGTGACCCGGCGGACCAGCGTGCGGGTGCTCGGCGAGCGGCTGGCCGGCGACGCCAAGGTCCGGTCGGTGCTCGTCGAGCGGGTCCGGGTCGACCGTGACCCGGGCGTGCTCCGGGCCGCCGCCCGCGCCCTGATCGACCAGCAGGGGCCGGACACCGCCACCCGGGACCTGCTGGTCAGCCGCACCGGCGGGGACATCGACGAGGCCGTCCGGCTGGTCGCGCTCCGGATGCTGGTCGAGCACTTCGACCGGGACACCGCCCTGATCGACCTGCTGGTCACCACCGCCCGCCACGACCGGGACGCCGACGTACGGCTGCTCGCCGCCCGGGCGCTGACCGACGAGATCGGCGCCGAGGCGTCGGTCGGAGCCGCGCTCGGCGAGCTGGCGCTGCGGGACCGGGACGCCCGGATCCGGCTGGTCGCCGCCCGGGCCCTGATCGAGCGGGTCGGGATGGACTCCGCCGTCTCCGAGGTGCTCGCCGGGCTCGCCCGGGACGACTCCGACGCGGCCGTACGCCTCGCCGCCGTCAACGCCCTCGCCGACACCGTACGCCGGGATCCGGCCACCCGGGAGGTGCTGCTCGACCGGGCCCGTACCGACTCCGACGCGGAGGTGCGGCTCGCCGCGCTCCGGGCGCTGACCCGGGAGCCGCAGCTCTCCGACCAGGTCCACCAGGTGCTGGTCGACCGGGCGCACCACGACCCGGACGCCGCCGTCTTCGCGCTCGCCGCCACCGCGGTGATGGAACGGGGCGGTTCCCGCGACGACGTGCACGACCTGCTCGCCGGTCGGGTACACGGGGACAGCAACGCCCGGGTCCGGCTCGCCGCCGTACGCCTGCTGGTGCAGCGGGTCGGTGTCGACGCCGACGTCCGGGAGGCGCTGCTGGAACGGATCCGGCACGATCCCGACGCCGAACTCGTGCACGAGGCCGCCGTGGAACTCGCCACCCGGCTCGGCACCGACGTGGAGCAGTGCGAGGTGCTGATGACCCGGGCCACCGGCGAGGACCCGCAGATCCGCACCGTGGCGGTACGCATCCTCGGCGAGCACTTCGGCGCCGACCGGGCCGTACGCGAGCTGCTGATCGAGCGGGCCGGCAACGACAAGGACGTGCAGGTGCGCCGGGAGGTGCTGCGAGTGCTCGGTGAACGCCTCGCCGAGCATCCGGAGGTGCGTACCCTCTTCGTGGAGCGGCTGCGCGACCAGGACTGGTCGGTGCGGGCCGCCACGGTGCAGGCCCTCGGCACCCACTTCGGCGACGACCGCCAGACCCGGGAACTCCTCACCGAACTCGCCCGGGACGACCCGGACCCCGATTTCCGGCGCCGGGCCGGTCAGGTGCTCACCTGGCTACCCGACGCGGACCCCGACCACCTGCCGGACGTACGGCGGTGA
- a CDS encoding SCO2521 family protein translates to MLTLGEVHTGLLQNSSSLSLENTAQLLDLLVGQRVRRSERPIAYAVSPDQLTGVDCRLPTRTGSRTRGVGTVVSHAAVTGGHVLQGSTYTRLDRAASNRRLIWSHYLSRPGWVETIGKVDIRDVAQGFLGPTYQPQTLNLGAISARLIDGVQSSSRLDRRPPFRTKRTRLRWAVLPAAEPGTEAHGKFRIESDTLRTLELTAPQEAVPALVEFCEDLALHDWLLTTLLSLIEFSLTGPGTRTQKIDRLRPAIDCLLHLWMPAARLDESVLPVWRDLEHRPGFTRQWQTSVTRIRDQVTLSTIALLEAPSR, encoded by the coding sequence ATGCTCACCCTGGGCGAGGTCCACACCGGACTTCTACAGAACTCCAGCTCGCTTTCGCTGGAGAACACCGCCCAACTCCTCGACCTCCTGGTCGGCCAGCGGGTCCGCCGGTCCGAGCGCCCGATCGCGTACGCGGTCTCGCCGGATCAGCTCACCGGGGTCGACTGCAGGCTGCCGACCCGGACCGGCAGCCGTACCCGGGGCGTGGGGACGGTGGTCTCGCACGCGGCGGTGACCGGCGGGCACGTCCTACAGGGCTCCACCTACACCCGGCTGGACCGGGCGGCCAGCAACCGCCGGTTGATCTGGTCGCACTACCTGTCCCGGCCCGGCTGGGTGGAGACGATCGGCAAGGTCGACATCCGGGACGTGGCGCAGGGCTTCCTCGGCCCCACCTACCAGCCGCAGACGCTCAACCTCGGTGCGATCAGCGCCCGGCTGATCGACGGGGTGCAGAGCTCCTCCCGGCTGGACCGGCGGCCGCCGTTCCGGACCAAGCGCACCCGGCTGCGCTGGGCGGTGCTGCCGGCCGCCGAGCCGGGGACCGAGGCGCACGGCAAGTTCCGGATCGAGTCCGACACGCTGCGTACCCTGGAGTTGACCGCGCCGCAGGAGGCGGTGCCGGCGCTGGTGGAGTTCTGTGAGGACCTCGCCCTGCACGACTGGCTGCTCACCACGCTGCTGTCGCTGATCGAGTTCAGCCTCACCGGGCCGGGCACCCGGACGCAGAAGATCGACCGGCTGCGACCGGCAATCGACTGCCTGCTGCACCTCTGGATGCCGGCCGCCCGGCTCGACGAGTCGGTGCTGCCGGTGTGGCGGGACCTCGAACACCGGCCCGGGTTCACCCGGCAGTGGCAGACCTCGGTGACCCGGATCCGCGACCAGGTGACGCTGAGCACCATCGCCCTGCTGGAAGCGCCGTCCCGCTGA
- a CDS encoding STAS domain-containing protein codes for MSLTVHTEERADVVVVSVAGELDMATAPQLQDQITDLLEKGHARLVFDLAELTFCDSTGLSVFVRARNSADEAGGMVRLAAPRRGVLRILEVSGLVEVLQTHATVDEAVAGGPVATD; via the coding sequence ATGTCCCTGACGGTGCACACCGAGGAGCGGGCCGACGTCGTCGTCGTGTCGGTCGCGGGCGAACTCGACATGGCCACCGCGCCGCAACTGCAGGACCAGATCACGGACCTGCTGGAGAAGGGGCACGCCCGGCTGGTCTTCGACCTGGCCGAGCTGACGTTCTGCGACTCCACCGGACTCTCCGTCTTCGTCCGCGCCCGGAACAGCGCCGACGAGGCCGGCGGGATGGTCCGGCTGGCGGCGCCGCGCCGGGGGGTGTTGCGCATCCTCGAGGTGAGCGGCCTGGTGGAGGTGCTCCAGACGCACGCCACGGTGGACGAGGCGGTGGCCGGCGGCCCCGTCGCCACCGACTGA